A genomic stretch from Lathyrus oleraceus cultivar Zhongwan6 chromosome 2, CAAS_Psat_ZW6_1.0, whole genome shotgun sequence includes:
- the LOC127121853 gene encoding uncharacterized protein LOC127121853, which translates to MTQRYQDGMAIVLNNGKPDIFLTMTCNPSWIEITSELGLHQTPQDRPDLLTRIFRSKFEQLKDDVINKGVLGRVKSYMYVTEFQKCGLPHVHMLLILDTDDKLREPEEYDSMVKAEIPRHESEPELYEAVLKHMIHGSCGVLNQSSPCMKNGHCKKRYPKDFCEETRQGNDSYPEYMRRFSDPIFLNRNKSVDNRWVVPYNPWLLLKYDCHINVEICSNIKSIKYLYKYVYKGPDRVAMEVHRGTGMDEIQQYVDTRWICAPEALWKIFKFTLYKLYPSVERLQIHLPNHHQVRFYKHQRITDVLNDNQNAVTMLTEFFALNQMDPDARNYLYREIPEHYCWLKGVKKWQRRRTKRKVIGRIYTVSPSEGEKFYLRVLLSHLRGPTSWECLLTHNGACFFTFKKEAEDWGLLESDNSIRECMLEASNMRMPYALRRLFVTILIFCEPTDVRGLFNEFHPYMVEDYQMTNIVVGNNFEDMLLRELRDLLLLHGKLIKNYDLPILTMETNEVGGVPTIIQEELSVQIPDEDIQSVGKLNNDQMSAYNIIMDAIHQKQSQFFVVDGPGGTGKTFLYRTIMANLRHNSQIVLATTSSGIAATLLPGGRTAHSRFGISIDIKPISICKITKNCDLAKLIRITNAIIWDEAPMISRYCVEALDRSLQDIMNINAPFGGKIMIMGGDFRQVLHVIEKGSRGQMISACIVRSQLWATTKILHLRQNMRSIHDHEFAQFLIRIGDGNEPAKEDDMVKMSVEIVIPWEEESSIKKLIQHTFPQLENHGWDASYMVERAILTLKNCDVHMLNDMIINKFPGDEHILLSFDEVEGDTHNLYQQEYLHTIAPGTLPPHILKIKIGAPLMLLRNIDPKFGLCNGTRLLCRGFFMNLLDVEILTGHNAGKRAFLPRIKLKTTAGAGLPFVLIRKQFPVKLSFAITINKSQGQTIPNVGIYLPRHVFSHGQLYVALSKGVSRAATRVLIKDGKVEGEEGDFTKNIVFKEILLSQPQVFIHYV; encoded by the coding sequence ATGACACAGAGATACCAAGATGGTATGGCCATTGTTCTTAACAATGGTAAACCAGACATATTCCTTACAATGACATGCAATCCTTCTTGGATTGAGATAACTTCCGAACTAGGCCTCCATCAAACCCCACAAGATCGACCTGATTTGTTGACAAGAATTTTTCGATCAAAATTTGAGCAGTTGAAGGATGATGTCATTAACAAAGGAGTCTTAGGGAGGGTTAAAAGTTATATGTATGTAACCGAATTTCAGAAATGTGGACTACCACATGTGCATATGCTACTCATCTTGGATACTGATGACAAGTTACGGGAACCTGAAGAGTATGATAGTATGGTGAAAGCAGAAATACCACGACATGAATCTGAACCAGAATTATATGAAGCTGTGTTAAAACACATGATCCACGGGTCATGTGGAGTATTGAATCAAAGCTCTCCGTGTATGAAGAATGGTCATTGTAAAAAAAGATACCCAAAAGACTTTTGTGAAGAGACGCGTCAGGGAAATGACTCATATCCTGAGTACATGAGAAGGTTTAGTGATCCCATTTTTTTAAATAGAAATAAGTCTGTTGATAATAGATGGGTGGTTCCTTATAATCCATGGTTGTTGTTGAAGTACGATTGTCACATCAATGTTGAGATTTGCAGCAACATCAAAAGTATTAAATATTTGTATAAATATGTTTACAAAGGTCCTGATCGAGTTGCAATGGAGGTTCACAGAGGTACAGGTATGGATGAGATTCAACAATATGTTGATACAAGATGGATTTGTGCTCCAGAGGCATTGTGGAAAATATTTAAATTCACACTTTACAAGTTATACCCCTCTGTTGAAAGACTACAAATCCACTTGCCAAATCATCATCAAGTGCGGTTCTATAAGCATCAAAGAATCACAGATGTACTAAATGATAACCAAAATGCAGTAACCATGCTCACTGAGTTCTTTGCACTAAACCAAATGGATCCAGATGCTAGGAATTATTTGTACAGAGAGATTCCAGAGCATTATTGTTGGCTAAAAGGGGTCAAAAAATGGCAGCGAAGACGGACAAAACGAAAAGTTATTGGTCGAATCTATACAGTATCTCCTTCAGAAGGTGAGAAATTTTATTTACGTGTTTTGTTGTCTCATTTAAGAGGTCCAACAAGCTGGGAATGCCTTCTTACACATAATGGTGCATGTTTTTTCACGTTCAAAAAAGAAGCTGAGGATTGGGGGTTATTAGAGAGTGACAATAGTATTCGTGAATGTATGCTTGAAGCATCAAATATGCGCATGCCATATGCTTTACGAAGGTTGTTTGTGACTATATTAATTTTTTGTGAACCAACTGATGTTAGAGGCCTATTTAATGAGTTTCATCCCTACATGGTGGAGGATTATCAAATGACAAATATTGTTGTGGGAAATAACTTTGAAGATATGTTATTGAGGGAATTGAGAGATCTTTTGCTGCTACATGGAAAACTAATCAAAAACTATGATCTTCCAATATTGACAATGGAAACAAATGAAGTCGGGGGAGTGCCAACAATTATTCAAGAAGAGTTGTCGGTCCAAATTCCAGATGAAGACATTCAATCAGTTGGGAAGTTAAATAATGACCAGATGAGTGCTTACAATATAATTATGGACGCCATCCACCAAAAACAAAGTCAATTTTTTGTTGTTGATGGTCCTGGAGGAACAGGTAAAACTTTCCTTTATCGAACTATAATGGCAAATTTGAGACATAATAGTCAAATTGTCTTAGCAACAACTTCCTCAGGTATAGCTGCTACATTATTACCTGGTGGTAGAACTGCACACTCTCGATTTGGGATCTCCATTGATATAAAGCCCATTTCTATTTGCAAAATAACAAAGAATTGTGACCTTGCAAAACTCATTAGAATAACCAATGCAATCATTTGGGATGAAGCACCCATGATAAGTAGATATTGTGTGGAAGCATTAGATCGATCACTGCAAGATATTATGAATATCAATGCTCCATTTGGTGGAAAAATAATGATCATGGGAGGAGATTTTCGCCAGGTGCTTCATGTTATTGAAAAAGGAAGTAGAGGACAAATGATTTCAGCGTGTATTGTTAGGTCTCAATTATGGGCCACCACAAAGATCCTACACTTGCGCCAAAATATGCGATCAATTCATGACCACGAGTTTGCACAGTTTTTAATAAGGATTGGAGATGGCAATGAACCCGCTAAAGAGGATGACATGGTCAAGATGTCTGTTGAAATTGTAATACCATGGGAAGAAGAAAGCTCCATAAAAAAGCTTATACAACATACATTTCCCCAATTAGAAAACCATGGATGGGATGCTTCATATATGGTGGAGAGAGCCATACTTACTCTAAAAAATTGTGATGTACATATGTTGAATGACATGATTATTAATAAGTTCCCTGGAGATGAACATATTTTGTTATCTTTTGATGAGGTTGAGGGTGATACTCATAATCTATATCAACAGGAATACTTACACACAATTGCTCCTGGTACTTTACCACCACATATTTTAAAGATAAAAATAGGGGCTCCTCTGATGTTATTGCGTAACATAGACCCTAAATTTGGGTTGTGTAATGGGACAAGATTGTTATGTCGTGGTTTTTTTATGAATTTGCTTGATGTTGAAATACTTACAGGCCACAACGCTGGAAAAAGAGCTTTCTTGCCAAGAATTAAGCTCAAAACCACTGCTGGTGCAGGACTTCCTTTTGTGCTTATTAGAAAACAGTTTCCTGTCAAACTAAGTTTTGCAATCACTATAAATAAATCACAAGGACAAACAATTCCAAATGTCGGAATTTATCTTCCACGACATGTTTTCAGTCACGGACAATTGTATGTTGCTTTATCAAAAGGTGTTTCGCGGGCTGCAACAAGAGTGCTAATTAAAGACGGAAAAGTAGAGGGGGAAGAAGGGGATTTTACCAAAAATATAGTTTTTAAAGAAATTTTGTTGTCACAACCTCAGGTATTTATCCATTATGTTTAA